ATGTCCTGCTTGATGTAGAGATCCTTCTCGCCCCAGACCACTTTCACCGGCGTCTTGAGCCGCGCGAGGTTCGACTCGAAGTACTGCTGGTCCCGCGTGAAGTGCGAGTAGTAGTGATAGAAGGCGTCCACTGACGTCATCTCCCCCTGGCTCCATCCGCGCGCCATGTCGTCACGGAACTCAGGGGAGATCGCGTAGCGCGCTTCCTCGGGAAGGCCGCGGTAGAACGTATTGGCGAGAATCTCGTCCCGATGCTCGTTCATGTAGGCGCGGGTCGGCTCTGCCGTTGGTGCCGACTTGAGGTTCTGCAGGCTCTCGTACATGTACTGGGGCCGATCGAACGGAGCGAAGTCGCCGACGATGATCGTTCGCGCGATGTCGGGCTGTTCTAGTGCCAGCAACAGTGCCGGCAGCGCTCCGATGTCGGTTGCGTAGATCGTCAGGCTCGACCGGTCGATGCCTGCCTTGTCGATGTACTGCTCGAGGACGTGCGCATAGTCCCTGGGGGCGTAGGCGAACCTGTCCGCCGCCGGGCGCGATGAAAGCCCGTAGCCGGGCCAGTCGAACGCGTGCACTTCGTAGTCGTCGCCCAGCGCGATGGCGATTTCCTGCCAGGCATGGACGGTTTCCGGGAAGCCGTGCAGCAGAAGCACGGTGCCCTTGGCTGCCGTGTTGTGCACGACCATGCTGCGCAACGACATGTCCCTGTCGATCTCGACGAATCCGATGTCGGCTTTCCGCTCAGGTTTGCCCGGATCATGGGCGCAGCCGGATGCAATCAGGGAACCGGTCATGAGGACACTCCCGATCAGGTTCTTGAAGGATGACTTGAACACGTTCTGTTGCCCCGTTGCACGCTACGGGATCAGCCGGTCTACCTGCGCCTGCAGGCGCGGGCCGACCAGCAGGATCGCCGGGATGACGATCAGGTAGCCCACGCCCCACGAACGCAGCCACGTCAGGGCGAAGTCCTCGGTGAACCCGAGGTTGAGGGCGAGCAGGGCGAAGGAAATGATTCCGGTGGTGACTACGCCCATCGAAAGGGCGAAGGCGATCTTGCGTTTGAGATGGGTGTTCATGGGGTCATCCGGAGATTGAGATACCGAGCGGTATATTCGTGGGCGAGAAAAAATCACGTCAGGGCGACGATGGAGTGTTCCACCGCGGACATGACGAGCTTGCTGTATCGGGTGTTGCCGGTCAGGCGTGACAGCATGATGGAACCTTCGATCGTGGCGATCAGCGTCACCGCAGTCTGCTCCGCATCGACGTCCTTGCGGAATTCGCCGGCGGCGATGCCCGCCTCGACGACCGCGACGAGATGCTTCTTCCAGCCCAGAAACGCCGCCTTGGCTTTCTCCCTGAGGGCAGGGTGGGTGTCGTCGGCCTCGATGGCGGTGTTGAGCAGGGGACAGCCACCCTCGGGAAAGTCGCTGGGCAGCCTGGTGTAGGCACCCGTGATGGCGAGCAGCCTGTCCTTGTTGGAGGCGTGCCTGTCCATCTGCGCCCGGACCGCGGCCTGTGCCTGTGCCCAGTTGTGTTCGAACGCGGCCAGGGCCACTTCTTCCTTGTTGGCGAAGTTGCCGTAGATGCTTCCCTTGGTCAGCCCGGTGGCTTGCTCCATGTCGGCCAGGGATGTGCCGGCATAGCCCTTGACGTTGAAGACCGGGGCGGTCTTCTCGACGATCAGGTTGCGGGTTCTTTGCGCCTTGTTCATGGCGACAAAATATACCGATCGGTATGCATTGTCAACACATTCCCGCAGCGGGTGCCGGGCAGCCTCCGGCATCCGCATTCATTCCTGCAGCACCGGCCTGAGCCCGTCCTGGTCGCGCTGCGCCGGTGCGGTCGGAAACAGCATCGCGATGGCCGCGGCGGCCAGACCCACCGCCATCGAACCCACATACAGCCACGTGTAGCTGCCGAAGCGGTCGTACAGCCAGCCGCCCATGAGCGGGCCGAGCGCCATGCCCAAGCTCGAGAGCATGTTCATGGCGCCAAGCACCGTGCCCAGGATGGCCGGACTGAAGGCATCGCGTGCGAGCGATGCGTACAGCGGCATGGTGCCGCCGTAGGCCATGCCGAACACGAGCGCCACGGCGTAGAACCCGTCGAGCTGGCTGACTTTCAGGTAGGCCACTGCCGCCAGTGCCTGGATCAGTAGTCCGGCGACGAGCACCGGCTTGGCGCCGATGCGATCTGCCAGTGCGCCGCACAGCAGTCGACCGCCCAGCCCGGCCGCACCTTCCATGCTGTAGATGGTGACCGCGGCGGTGACGCCGAGGCCGCACCCGACCGCATAGCTGACGGTATGGAAAATCGGCCCGGAGTGCGCCGCGCAGCAGGCGAAGAAGGCCAGCGCCAATATGATGAACGGCTTCGACTTCAACGCCTGGGTGGCGGTCATCGCCTGCGTGCTGGCGGCGTCGGCAGTGTCCCTGGCCGCCGGAACCGCGCGGATGAACCACACCGCAGGCAGCGTCAGCGCCCACGCCAGCACGCCGACGATCAAGAGTGTCTGGCGCCAGTCGTAGTGGCTGATCAGCCACGCCACCAGCGGCGACATCGTCATCGGTGCCACCCCCACGCCGGCCGAGACCAGCGAGATGGCCAGGTTGCGGCGCCGATCGAACGAGGCGGCAGTGGCGGCAATCACCGGGGCGAAGAAGCTCGACGACGCCACCCCCAGCAACACGCCGAAACTGAGCTGGAACTGCAGCAGGCTGCCGGCGCGACTGGCCAGCACGCACGACAGTCCGAGCAGCAGCGAGCCGGCCAGGACGATGACCCTCGGCCCGAACCGGTCGCTGAGCATGCCCCAGCCGAAGCCGGCGAATGCACCGCTGACGAAGGCCAGGGTCAGGGCGCTGGACAGGCCGGCTCGCGACCAGCCGGTCGCGGCGCCCATCGGCGCCAGCAGCACCGCCAGGGAGAAGATCGCGCCGATCGCGACGCAGCCCAGCAGGGCGCCGGCGGCGACGAGCGCCCAGTTGCGGTCCATCGACGGTGAGTCAGCGGAAGGGGAGCCGTTCATGCGCGCGATCTCCAGGTGCATCCGTGGCAGATACCAGGTAGACGAACCAGCGCGGAGGTAATCGACAGCTGGGCCGCCGTCCGGGGCGCAAATCACTTGGACGCGCCGCGCGGTGTCGGTGAACGATAGCTGACGCCGCGCGTCGACTTGAGATTGGCCTGATGGATACGGCCCTGGCTGCTACCTACGCTGGCTCGCCTGCACTCGCAGGTCGCAGCGCGTGCCTGCGAACCCAAGCCTGCGAACCAACCACAGTGGCGCCCGCGCCAAGGAGAAATGCATGATCAAGCGATTGTCGGCCGAGTTCATCGGGACGTTCTGGCTGGTGCTCGGGGGCTGCGGCAGCGCGGTGCTTGCGGCCAACTTCGGTGGCGACGGCAATCCGCTCGGGATCGGGCTGCTGGGCGTATCTCTGGCGTTCGGCTTGACGGTGCTCACTGGCGCATACGCGCTGGGCCACATCTCCGGTGGCCACTTCAATCCGGCCGTCAGCATCGGCCTGTTCGCCGGTGGCCGCTTCCCGGCCGCCAAGGTGCTGCCCTACGTCATGGCACAGGTGCTCGGCGCGATCTTGGCCGGCTGGGTCATTCACCAGATCGCCACCGGCAGCACCCAGCTGGTGATCGACCTCACGGCGCCGGGCGCATTCGCCAGCAACGGCTATGGCGAACTGTCACCGGGTGGCTACGACATGGCCGCGGCACTGTTGTGCGAAGTGGTGCTGACGGCAATGTTCCTGATCGTGATCCTCGGTGCCACCGATGGCAGGGCGCCGGCCGGTTTCGCGCCGATCGCGATCGGGCTGGCACTCACCCTCATCCACCTCATCAGCATCCCGGTGACCAACACGTCGGTGAACCCGGCGCGATCGACCGGCATGGCGCTGTTTGCCGGCAGCGGCGCGGTCAGCCAGTTGTGGCTGTTCTGGTTGGCGCCGATTGTCGGCGGCGTGCTGGGCGGCGTCGCCCATCGCGGCTTGAAGGGCTGACGAGGCATGCTGTCCCCACGCACGCGTCGTGCGAGGGGACAGCCAAGCAGGGACGCACCGGATCAGGCGCGGCTCGGCGGTGGCGCGGTAGGGTGGCCGCATGGGGTTGTAGCGCGGCGTGGGTGATGTCGCTGCGGATGCAGCTAGGGCGCGCTGTCGAACAGGTGTTGCAGCACGGCCTCACCGTAACGGTCGAGCTTGCCCGCACCGATGCCGGGGATGCGTGCAAGTTCGTCGAGGTCGTCGGGCGCGGCTTCGGCGATCGCGCGCAGCGTGCTGTCGTGGAAGATCACGTAGGCCGGGACGTTCTGCTCACGCGCGGTGGTGGCTCGCCAGTGACGCAGGGCATCGAAGCGCAGCTGCGAATCGACGTCCAGCTCGATCATCTGCACCGTGGTCGCGCCGCGCGTCTTGCGTCCGCGCGCCGGCTTGGGCGCCTCGTGGCGGAAGCGCAGTTCGCGTTCGCCGCGCAGCACCGGGCCGCTGGCGACGGTCAGACGCAGCGCGCCGTGGTGTTCGACATCGGCCTCGAGCAGGCCGTTGGCGACCAGCTGGCGGAACACGCCGCGCCACTGATGCTCATCGAGGTCGTTGCCGATGGCGAAGGTGCTGACGCGCTCGTGGCCCCACTGCCGCACCTTCTCGGTGTCGGCGCCGCGCAGAACGTCGATGACGTGGCCGGCGCCGAAACGCTGGCCGGTGCGGTACACGCACGACAATGCCTTGCGCGCTGCCTCGGTGCCGTCCCAGCTGCTGGGCGGTTCCAGGCAGTTGTCGCAGTTGCCGCAGGCGCCCGGATGCGGTTCGCCGAACCAGCCCAGCAACGCCTGGCGTCGGCACTGCGTGGATTCGCAGTAGCCCAGGAGGGCATCGAGCTTGCCCAGCTCCAGGCGCTTGCGATCCTCGCCGGCCTCGCCCTGCTGGATCATCGTGCGCAGGTTGACCATGTCGCCCAGGCCGTAGCTCAGCCACAGTTCGGCCGGTTCGCCGTCGCGGCCGGCGCGGCCGGTTTCCTGGTAGTAGCCCTCGATCGACTTGGGCAGGTCGACATGGGCGACGAAGCGCACGTCGGGTTTGTCGATGCCCATGCCGAAAGCGATCGTCGCCACCATCACCACGCCGTCCTCCTGCAGGAAGCGCCGCTGGTTGCCGGCGCGCAGCTGCGCGTCCATGCCGGCGTGGTAGGGCAGGGCCTTGATGCCGGCGGCCTGCAACTGCTCGGCGACGCTCTCCACGCGCTTGCGCGAGAAGGCGTAGACGATGCCGCTCTCGCCGCGATGGCCGGACAGGAAGTCCAGCAGCTGGCGCACACCGGCGCCGTCCTTGTGGACGACTCGGTAACGAAGGTTGGGGCGGTCAAAGGAGCTGACGAACTGGCGTGCGTCTTCCAGCGCCAGGCGCTCGGCGATCTCGCGCCGGGTCGGCGCGTCGGCGGTGGCGGTCAGGGCGATGCGCGGGATGTCGGGCCAGCGCTCGTGCAGCACGGTGAGCTGGCGGTACTCCGGGCGGAAGTCATGGCCCCACTGCGATACGCAGTGCGCCTCGTCGATGGCGAACAGGCCGATCCGGGCGCGCTCGAGCAGCGACAGGAAGCGGCCGGTGAGCAGGCGCTCGGGTGCCACGTAGAGCAGGTCGAGCTCGCCGGCCAGCAACTGGCGTTCGACGTCGGCGGCGGTGGCCGCATCCAGGGTGGAGTTCAGGTAGGCCGCGCTCACGCCGAGCTGGCGTAGCGCCTCGACCTGGTCCTGCATCAGCGCGATCAGCGGCGAGACGACCAGCCCGCAGCCGTCGCGCAGCAGCGCGGGGAGCTGGTAGCACAGGGATTTGCCGCCGCCGGTGGGCATCAGCACCAGGGCATCGCCGCCACTGGTGACGTGTTCGACGATCTGCGCCTGTTCGCCGCGGAAAGCAGGGTGGCCGAAGATGCGGCGGAGCAGATCGAGTGCGGGGTCGGACATGCGCCTAGTTTAGCGGGCGCGGGCCGGCGACCAGTCGGGAAAACGTGGATCTTGAGGTGGGCTGGGTGGCAGGGCCCTCACCCCAACCCCTCTCCCGCAAGCGGGAGAGGGGCTCATAGGTCACTCCAGCAGCGAGCGCAGCATCCAGGCGTACTTCTCGTGGGTCTGCAGGCGCTGGGTCATCAGGTCGACGGTCGGGTCGTCGCCGGCATCGTCGGCGGTCTTGAGCACCTTGCGGGCGGTGCGGGCCACGGCCTCGTTGCCGACGGTGAGCTGGCGGACCATCTCGCGCCAGTCCGGGGCTTCGGTCAGGCCGGGCTCTTCGGCGATCGAGCTCAGGCGGATGAACTCGGCGTAGGAGCCGGGCGCATTGAAACCAAGGGCGCGGATGCGCTCGGCGGTTTCGTCCAGCGCATTCCACTGCTCGGTGTACTGGCCTTCGAACATCACGTGCAGGCTGTTGAACATCGGCCCGGTGATGTTCCAGTGGAAGTTGTGGGTCTTGAGGTACAGCGTGAAGCTGTCCGAAAGGAAGCGCGACAGGCCTTCGGCGATCTTCTTGCGATCGGCACCGCTGATCCCGATATCGATGCCCGGGTGGCTGGGCGCGGGCGCTGACGGGGTCTTGGACTTGGCGGATTTCTGTTTAGCCACTGTTTTTCTCCCTTCGCTGAGCATTGCGGGCGACAATAGGCGGTGCCGATCGCAATGTGAAATGGTTTTTGACTTGCAGTTTGATCGATGAAATCAATGGACCCGGCGCAGTCTAGACAGCCCGATGTCAGTAACGCGTTACGCCAGGCCCGGCGCGCCATCGATGGTGCGCTGAGTCGCGACCGTGGGCGACTGCAGGGGTTGTGGTCGCGCTGGAGCGGCAAGCCTGCCGACGAGCGCGCACGCGAGGCCTTTGCCCAGGCCCTGGGCGCATCGGTCGCGCAACGCCAGGCGCGGGCCGCGGCGCTGCCGCAGGCGCCGGTCGACCCGGCTTTGCCGATCGCGGCCGAAGCCGAACGCATCGTCGAGCTGATCCGCACGCACCAGGTCATCGTCATCGCCGGCGAGACCGGCTCGGGCAAGACCACCCAGTTGCCCAAGCTGTGCCTGGCCGCAGGCCGTGGCGCCGCCGGCATGATCGGCTGCACCCAGCCGCGCCGGATCGCGGCGCGAGCCGTGGCCAGGCGCGTCGCCGAGGAACTCAGGACCCAGGTGGGCGGCGCGGTCGGCTACCAGGTGCGCTTTACCGAGAACGTCGGCGAGCAGACCGCGGTCAAGTTCATGACCGACGGCATCCTGCTGGCCGAGATCCAGTCCGACCGCTGGCTGTCGCGCTACGACACCATCCTTATCGACGAGGCGCACGAACGCAGCCTCAACATCGACTTCCTGCTCGGCTACCTCAAGCAGTTGCTGCAGCGTCGCCCGGACCTGAAGGTCATCGTCACCTCGGCGACGATCGACACCGAGCGCTTCGCCCAGCATTTCGGCGATGCGCCGGTGGTCAACGTCGAAGGCCGTGGCTATCCGGTCGCGGTGCGCTACCGCCCGCTCGGTGAAGGCGAGG
Above is a genomic segment from Lysobacter sp. S4-A87 containing:
- a CDS encoding alpha/beta hydrolase, coding for MTGSLIASGCAHDPGKPERKADIGFVEIDRDMSLRSMVVHNTAAKGTVLLLHGFPETVHAWQEIAIALGDDYEVHAFDWPGYGLSSRPAADRFAYAPRDYAHVLEQYIDKAGIDRSSLTIYATDIGALPALLLALEQPDIARTIIVGDFAPFDRPQYMYESLQNLKSAPTAEPTRAYMNEHRDEILANTFYRGLPEEARYAISPEFRDDMARGWSQGEMTSVDAFYHYYSHFTRDQQYFESNLARLKTPVKVVWGEKDLYIKQDMAVEFSQKANLPFAVLPGIGHYPHLQDRNRTIEEIRASFR
- a CDS encoding DUF2798 domain-containing protein, which produces MNTHLKRKIAFALSMGVVTTGIISFALLALNLGFTEDFALTWLRSWGVGYLIVIPAILLVGPRLQAQVDRLIP
- a CDS encoding TetR/AcrR family transcriptional regulator — encoded protein: MNKAQRTRNLIVEKTAPVFNVKGYAGTSLADMEQATGLTKGSIYGNFANKEEVALAAFEHNWAQAQAAVRAQMDRHASNKDRLLAITGAYTRLPSDFPEGGCPLLNTAIEADDTHPALREKAKAAFLGWKKHLVAVVEAGIAAGEFRKDVDAEQTAVTLIATIEGSIMLSRLTGNTRYSKLVMSAVEHSIVALT
- a CDS encoding MFS transporter produces the protein MNGSPSADSPSMDRNWALVAAGALLGCVAIGAIFSLAVLLAPMGAATGWSRAGLSSALTLAFVSGAFAGFGWGMLSDRFGPRVIVLAGSLLLGLSCVLASRAGSLLQFQLSFGVLLGVASSSFFAPVIAATAASFDRRRNLAISLVSAGVGVAPMTMSPLVAWLISHYDWRQTLLIVGVLAWALTLPAVWFIRAVPAARDTADAASTQAMTATQALKSKPFIILALAFFACCAAHSGPIFHTVSYAVGCGLGVTAAVTIYSMEGAAGLGGRLLCGALADRIGAKPVLVAGLLIQALAAVAYLKVSQLDGFYAVALVFGMAYGGTMPLYASLARDAFSPAILGTVLGAMNMLSSLGMALGPLMGGWLYDRFGSYTWLYVGSMAVGLAAAAIAMLFPTAPAQRDQDGLRPVLQE
- the aqpZ gene encoding aquaporin Z, with translation MIKRLSAEFIGTFWLVLGGCGSAVLAANFGGDGNPLGIGLLGVSLAFGLTVLTGAYALGHISGGHFNPAVSIGLFAGGRFPAAKVLPYVMAQVLGAILAGWVIHQIATGSTQLVIDLTAPGAFASNGYGELSPGGYDMAAALLCEVVLTAMFLIVILGATDGRAPAGFAPIAIGLALTLIHLISIPVTNTSVNPARSTGMALFAGSGAVSQLWLFWLAPIVGGVLGGVAHRGLKG
- the recQ gene encoding DNA helicase RecQ, producing the protein MSDPALDLLRRIFGHPAFRGEQAQIVEHVTSGGDALVLMPTGGGKSLCYQLPALLRDGCGLVVSPLIALMQDQVEALRQLGVSAAYLNSTLDAATAADVERQLLAGELDLLYVAPERLLTGRFLSLLERARIGLFAIDEAHCVSQWGHDFRPEYRQLTVLHERWPDIPRIALTATADAPTRREIAERLALEDARQFVSSFDRPNLRYRVVHKDGAGVRQLLDFLSGHRGESGIVYAFSRKRVESVAEQLQAAGIKALPYHAGMDAQLRAGNQRRFLQEDGVVMVATIAFGMGIDKPDVRFVAHVDLPKSIEGYYQETGRAGRDGEPAELWLSYGLGDMVNLRTMIQQGEAGEDRKRLELGKLDALLGYCESTQCRRQALLGWFGEPHPGACGNCDNCLEPPSSWDGTEAARKALSCVYRTGQRFGAGHVIDVLRGADTEKVRQWGHERVSTFAIGNDLDEHQWRGVFRQLVANGLLEADVEHHGALRLTVASGPVLRGERELRFRHEAPKPARGRKTRGATTVQMIELDVDSQLRFDALRHWRATTAREQNVPAYVIFHDSTLRAIAEAAPDDLDELARIPGIGAGKLDRYGEAVLQHLFDSAP
- a CDS encoding Dps family protein; protein product: MLSEGRKTVAKQKSAKSKTPSAPAPSHPGIDIGISGADRKKIAEGLSRFLSDSFTLYLKTHNFHWNITGPMFNSLHVMFEGQYTEQWNALDETAERIRALGFNAPGSYAEFIRLSSIAEEPGLTEAPDWREMVRQLTVGNEAVARTARKVLKTADDAGDDPTVDLMTQRLQTHEKYAWMLRSLLE